From a single Halanaerobiales bacterium genomic region:
- a CDS encoding SulP family inorganic anion transporter has protein sequence MFSNLINDFKNYELNKFKKDLIAGLTVGAVALPQNMAYALIIGINPVYGIYTSIVSMIVSSIFGISDYLVVGPTNVMAIAISSTLSQYNGENYL, from the coding sequence GTGTTTTCTAATTTAATAAATGATTTTAAAAACTATGAACTAAATAAATTCAAAAAGGATCTAATAGCAGGTTTAACAGTTGGGGCGGTTGCTTTACCACAAAACATGGCTTATGCTTTGATTATTGGGATTAATCCTGTTTATGGAATATATACTTCTATAGTTTCTATGATTGTATCCAGTATTTTTGGGATTTCTGATTATCTTGTTGTTGGTCCTACTAATGTTATGGCAATAGCTATTTCTAGTACCTTAAGTCAATATAATGGAGAAAATTATTTA